The following coding sequences lie in one Aspergillus puulaauensis MK2 DNA, chromosome 3, nearly complete sequence genomic window:
- a CDS encoding NAD(P)-dependent alcohol dehydrogenase (COG:Q;~EggNog:ENOG410PFUH;~InterPro:IPR013154,IPR013149,IPR002328,IPR036291, IPR011032,IPR020843;~PFAM:PF00107,PF08240;~go_function: GO:0008270 - zinc ion binding [Evidence IEA];~go_function: GO:0016491 - oxidoreductase activity [Evidence IEA];~go_process: GO:0055114 - oxidation-reduction process [Evidence IEA]) has translation MSSQTATAQNPSFILEGIHQVKFEDRPVPELRSPHDVIVNVKFTGICGSDVHYWDHGAIGQFVLKEPMVLGHESSGVISEVGSAVTSLKVGDRVAMEPGIPCRRCEPCKAGKYNLCQKMAFAATPPYDGTLAKYYILPEDFCYKLPQSISLPEGALMEPLGVAVHIVRQASVTPGQTVVVFGAGPVGLLCCAVAKAFGAAKIVAVDIQKPRLEFAKQFAATAIFEPSRVSAAENAAGMIEENDLGRGADVAIDASGVEPSVHTGIHVLRPGGTYVQGGMGRSEMNFPIMAACTKELNLKGSFRYGSGDYKLAVQLVASGRIDVKKLISGTVKFEDAEQAFKDVKAGKGIKTLIAGPETNI, from the exons ATGAGCTCTCAGACTGCAACAGCCCAG AACCCCTCTTTCATTCTCGAAGGAATCCACCAGGTGAAGTTCGAGGACCGCCCTGTCCCAGAGCTCAGAAGCCCCCACGATGTCATCGTGAACGTCAAGTTCACTGGAATTTGCGGCAGCGAT GTTCATTATTGGGACCATGGCGCGATCGGACAATTCGTGTTGAAGGAGCCCATGGTTTTAGGCCACGAATCATCAGGAGTCATTAGCGAAGTTGGCTCCGCGGTTACCAGCCTGAAAGTCGGCGATCGCGTTGCAATGGAGCCTGGTATCCCGTGCCGCCGATGCGAGCCTTGCAAAGCGGGCAAGTACAACCTTTGTCAAAAGATGGCTTTCGCTGCCACCCCACCCTATGACGGTACTCTAGCCAAGTACTACATTTTGCCTGAAGACTTTTGCTATAAACTGCCTCAGTCAATCAGCCTCCCCGAGGGTGCACTGATGGAGCCACTTGGCGTTGCCGTACACATCGTGAGACAAGCCAGCGTCACCCCAGGGCAAACTGTTGTTGTCTTCGGAGCTGGCCCAGTTGGCCTGCTGTGCTGTGCTGTGGCCAAAGCCTTCGGTGCAGCCAAGATCGTTGCTGTAGACATCCAGAAGCCAAGATTGGAGTTTGCGAAGCAGTTCGCTGCAACAGCCATATTTGAGCCATCTAGGGTTTCCGCTGCGGAAAACGCAGCCGGTATGATCGAGGAAAATGACCTTGGTCGCGGTGCAGATGTTGCGATCGACGCCTCCGGCGTTGAGCCATCTGTCCATACAGGTATCCATGTCCTTCGCCCTGGCGGTACTTATGTGCAAGGAGGTATGGGTAGAAGCGAGATGAACTTCCCCATCATGGCGGCTTGTACAAAGGAATTGAACCTGAAAGGGAGCTTCCGTTACGGCAGCGGCGATTATAAGCTTGCGGTTCAACTTGTGGCTTCTGGTCGGATTGACGTGAAGAAATTGATCTCTGGGACCGTGAAATTCGAAGACGCCGAACAAGCGTTCAAGGACGTCAAGGCCGGAAAGGGCATCAAAACGCTCATTGCTGGCCCTGAAACTAACATATAG
- the MSS51 gene encoding putative mRNA processing protein (Mss51) (BUSCO:EOG09261OKK;~COG:S;~EggNog:ENOG410PHQR;~InterPro:IPR032717;~PFAM:PF13824), producing MSGEFTCGRCLQALRRSIASSRSSLRSPHSLNSRRSYGSSVNLTLTRGPGSRGNNYLSPKDSLLLNKHVSSLNLPLPPVVQKATSATSNSPPDPRALLKPNNLFHNFSQSPSPAIRQRAAFIKQNAFCPHPSHQQTRVPVSPHDPESRKSPSNASLPPAHSHFECPDCGIPIYCSEGHWMDDFEAHLEVCETLKQINEDDHDLRSGRFFPEFAYPGLQDENFVINMTNWDTFLYTREFDAINDDRSMRQVTRMLTYPLTIGSVLHELSPYSIKKGSRLTAEGLKSVSALRYSLHPPKTGEGVDIQGLRVKAPPVRVFILGARAESSLPRDVWLQLSHIFPRSLINLIFIGPESMANRDEEFPLPERTPENPFGGIVEDRLGGQMKITTYVDYFHTMYKAQYFQPFDPYLDCVVLFHPGLGHPASSHEWEETLPLLLETKVPIITTGYTQWDMERDIKWVRDKCAGEFDILLEPGENIFRSLRWDLNDLDPHDVSCGNWGLWAFRGKRYEATFKDS from the exons ATGTCCGGCGAGTTTACCTGCGGACGCTGTTTGCAGGCTCTCCGTCGATCCATTGCATCCTCTAGGTCTTCCTTACGATCACCCCATTCTCTCAATTCACGACGGAGTTATGGCTCCTCGGTTAACTTGACCTTAACTCGAGGACCTGGATCTCGAGGCAATAATTATCTTTCACCCAAAGATTCATTGCTTTTAAACAAACACGTCTCGTCTCTAAACTTGCCTCTTCCGCCAGTCGTACAAAAAGCAACATCTGCGACCTCGAACTCCCCCCCGGATCCCCGAGCTCTCTTGAAACCAAATAATCTATTTCACAATTTCTCCCAATCACCGTCGCCTGCGATCCGACAGCGTGCGGCTTTTATCAAACAAAACGCATTCTGTCCCCATCCAAGCCACCAACAGACACGAGTGCCGGTTTCTCCGCATGACCCGGAATCGCGCAAAAGCCCCTCCAATGCTAGTCTTCCCCCAGCCCACTCGCACTTTGAGTGCCCGGATTGTGGTATCCCAATCTACTGCTCCGAGGGACATTGGATGGATGATTTTGAAGCCCACTTGGAAGTTTGCGAGACTCTTAAGCAAATAAATGAGGACGACCATGACCTACGCTCCGGACGGTTTTTCCCGGAATTCGCGTATCCTGGCCTACAGGATGAGAACTTTGTTATTAATATGACAAACTGGgatacttttctttatacCAGGGAGTTTGATGCGATCAATGATGATCGAAGTATGCGGCAAGTGACACGCATGCTGACCTACCCACTTACGATAGGTAGCGTGTTGCATGAATTAAGTCCGTATAGTATTAAGAAGGGTAGCAGGCTTACGGCTGAGGGTCTCAAAAGTGTAAGCG CGCTCCGTTACTCTCTACACCCGCCCAAGACGGGTGAGGGTGTCGATATCCAAGGTCTACGTGTGAAGGCACCCCCAGTACGGGTCTTTATTTTAGGCGCACGTGCTGAATCTTCCCTACCTCGCGATGTGTGGCTCCAACTTAGCCACATCTTCCCACGGTCTCTCATtaatctcatcttcatcggcccCGAAAGCATGGCAAATCGCGACGAGGAATTCCCCCTTCCAGAAAGGACACCGGAGAACCCGTTCGGGGGAATTGTTGAAGACAGATTAGGCGGTCAGATGAAAATCACAACGTATGTGGATTACTTCCACACAATGTATAAAGCACAGTACTTCCAGCCGTTTGATCCGTACCTGGACTGTGTTGTACTCTTCCATCCCGGTCTTGGACACCCTGCCAGCTCCCATGAGTGGGAAGAGACGCTGCCGCTGCTCCTTGAGACCAAGGTTCCCATCATCACTACCGGCTACACGCAGTGGGACATGGAAAGGGACATCAAATGGGTGCGCGACAAGTGTGCAGGAGAGTTCGACATTCTGCTCGAGCCTGGTGAGAATATTTTCCGAAGCTTAAGGTGGGATCTTAATGATCTGGATCCGCATGATGTCTCTTGCGGTAATTGGGGACTATGGGCGTTCAGGGGGAAGAG ATATGAGGCAACATTCAAGGACTCTTGA
- the DLD1 gene encoding FAD-binding oxidoreductase (CAZy:AA4;~COG:C;~EggNog:ENOG410PGHW;~InterPro:IPR016171,IPR006094,IPR036318,IPR004113, IPR016164,IPR016166;~PFAM:PF02913,PF01565;~TransMembrane:1 (i86-104o);~go_function: GO:0003824 - catalytic activity [Evidence IEA];~go_function: GO:0016491 - oxidoreductase activity [Evidence IEA];~go_function: GO:0050660 - flavin adenine dinucleotide binding [Evidence IEA];~go_function: GO:0071949 - FAD binding [Evidence IEA];~go_process: GO:0055114 - oxidation-reduction process [Evidence IEA]) produces the protein MVMMRPNAMRPFRLILRALQQPSGSRPPLLHQQRGFHFSRKYRYPDDKPQPFKNQLYESTQQRLKRERAEQERYAQYQTQSLGGRYAALMFALVFFSTGAYYLGSLKPASLPTTSTSNLYELEPPRHNISPSNLQAAWADFVGIIGKENVSTEHTDLISHAGSDWSSYKTNEKEKPFLVLYPSSTEDVSRIMKVCHQRLIPVTPYSGGTSLEGHFAPTRGGVCIDFRRMDRILEVHKGDLDVVVQPAIGWEELNETLSDEGLFFPPDPGPGAMIGGMVGTGCSGTNAYRYGTMREWVLSLTVVLADGTIIKTKQRPRKSSAGYDLTRLFIGSEGTLGLVTEATLKLTVKPKSQNVAVASFPSIHSAAQCVTRVVEEGIPVAGVEILDDVQMKCINASGTTSRQWKEAPTIFFKFTGTPTGVKEQIRLVQNLASSAQAKSFEFARGEEEMASLWSARKEALWSVMAMRRSPEDHVWTTDVAVPMSRLPDIIEATKQDMTQSGLLAGICGHVGDGNFHAIILWNDTERKTAEGVVHRMVKRAVEMEGTVTGEHGVGLIKRDYLEHEVGESTVDAMRRVKLALDPLRLLNCDKVVRVEAPNPGEIKEW, from the exons ATGGTAATGATGCGACCAAACGCCATGCGGCCCTTCCGGCTGATACTGCGTGCCCTCCAACAACCAAGTGGCAGTCGACCGCCGTTACTACATCAACAGAGGGGCTTCCACTTTTCAAGGAAATATAGATATCCGGACGATAAACCGCAGCCTTTTAAGAACCAGTTGTATGAAAGtacccagcagcggctgaagCGTGAACGCGCCGAGCAGGAGCGGTATGCGCAGTATCAGACTCAGTCCCTGGGTGGGCGATATGCAGCTTTGATGTTTG CATTGGTATTTTTTTCCACTGGGGCTTATTACTTGGGGTCGCTGAAACCCGCGAGCCTCCCGACGACATCCACGTCAAACCTATACGAGCTCGAACCCCCGCGACACAATATTTCGCCATCTAATCTGCAAGCTGCTTGGGCGGACTTCGTTGGGATTATAGGAAAGGAAAATGTCTCCACCGAGCACACGGATTTAATCTCCCACGCAGGCTCAGATTGGTCTTCCTACAAAACCAATGAAAAAGAGAAGCCGTTTCTTGTTCTTTACCCGTCAAGTACCGAAGATGTTTCTCGCATAATGAAGGTGTGCCATCAGCGCCTCATCCCTGTAACACCTTACTCCGGCGGAACAAGTCTGGAGGGTCATTTTGCTCCCACCAGGGGAGGTGTGTGCATTGATTTTCGACGCATGGATCGCATTTTGGAAGTACATAAGGGTGATCTGGACGTTGTGGTCCAGCCTGCGATTGGGTGGGAAGAATTGAATGAGACACTCTCTGATGAAGGTCTTTTTTTTCCACCGGATCCTGGTCCTGGCGCCATGATCGGTGGCATGGTAGGCACTGGTTGTTCGGGAACAAATGCCTATCGGTATGGGACCATGCGTGAGTGGGTTCTCTCGCTAACTGTTGTTCTTGCGGATGGTACGATTATCAAAACAAAGCAGCGTCCACGGAAGTCGAGCGCTGGTTACGACTTGACGCGTCTCTTCATTGGTAGCGAGGGTACCCTCGGGCTTGTCACAGAAGCTACGTTGAAGTTGACTGTCAAGCCCAAGAGCCAGAACGTTGCTGTTGCCAGCTTTCCCTCTATCCACAGCGCCGCCCAGTGTGTCACGCGTGTTGTGGAAGAAGGGATCCCCGTCGCTGGGGTAGAGATCCTAGATGACGTGCAAATGAAATGTATCAACGCAAGCGGAACCACATCACGTCAATGGAAGGAAGCACCTAccattttttttaaattcaCAGGGACGCCGACAGGTGTCAAAGAGCAGATTCGTCTAGTTCAGAATCTTGCTTCGTCCGCCCAGGCTAAGTCATTCGAATTCGCCCgtggcgaggaggaaatggcttCGCTTTGGAGCGCTCGCAAGGAGGCACTGTGGAGTGTTATGGCGATGAGACGAAGTCCGGAGGACCACGTGTGGACAACCGATGTGGCAGTCCCAATGAGCAGACTGCCTGATATTATCGAAGCCACGAAGCAAGACATGACACAAAGCGGTTTACTAGCCGGTATCTGTGGCCACGTCGGGGATGGCAATTTTCATG CAATTATTTTGTGGAATGACACGGAGAGGAAAACCGCAGAAGGTGTCGTTCATCGCATGGTAAAGCGAGCCGTTGAGATGGAAGGTACCGTGACTGGTGAACATGGCGTAGGCCTCATCAAACGAGACTACCTCGAGCATGAAGTCGGGGAGTCAACAGTAGATGCTATGCGGCGG GTAAAACTGGCCCTGGACCCACTCCGCCTACTCAATTGTGATAAAGTTGTTCGGGTCGAAGCGCCGAATCCTGGAGAGATTAAGGAATGGTAG
- a CDS encoding Het-C domain-containing protein (COG:S;~EggNog:ENOG410PHK3;~InterPro:IPR010816;~PFAM:PF07217;~SECRETED:SignalP(1-24)), which yields MAVSAQTLCIVLFVFFSLSGKANAFGAGNIASISKIEGQNWRHGDIEDALLTLFLARAAGGRKFSKLDVQRVYFGNWLRDYSQAVDVGTVKYVSAEAIRILLWVLGFMSFGYGTKEFEVTTERLGCYQPTEHIDNPLGYAEGEDARNYDRRLRGPVDKKRELAIDPRTGLKNYIANERMDIATSAALVRQVFRRSVQLGRKYARSKNDEDLHEALRLLGTGLHCLEDYAAHSNYVELSLIELDESEVFPHVGRDGLVEIEGVSNPVYPIVTGTFGGVDFFHSVLGEISDKTTQSEIQSLEGVINESQGGSQPQSLLRDLLSKIPDGLIGNSDEKVGRMDELKTETNNTKEKNKHVSPRKPEEWANYLDDVQKQIYPVLEWHDDLLKSINNAIEKIPVLPDLIEQVSEQISIAVFSILAPLVLPIIQQVKAELQTGSSEVIQSSKEQQLIVFNDDSCSDPTHSMLSKDHFSNVLNEPAGRIASQVVKWTVPQLMELWDDEEADIKTTLDRIVSGVFHHPALRRGGKDGSGDIRRIMFDTVREWWEGKSRRELDSLREQLSRNGVKQGKNHKEGVHDSGHGCGKPLTAHKSGSQNSGRGRKSETSGIEKVASEAAGGGALGGLVGGLVSGVGSMILGNESKGDSKPTQGREYGRGQERREHTYEQHHEKYHSSTQRPGGHAEELGQRERHHRKHHSQESHVTDRDSDDSDNDRRRHKHHHRHSSKHRSRERSKDRSKDRSSSSENEGTQRQYQYTQREKTSDDGRVRYVQHNSEEYRPGRVEYRAEYSELSYGHDNRSSHRHHEQQGYSQDSRPKQDHVRDYASGYGEPQGRYGGGYGSRNEYSSGQGPRNENPSQDEYASRQYGNSRNEYGFRGEHEPQSGYGSQGGYESQGRYGPQEGYKSQGGYGSRDEHSSQTGYSSQERYGQNYGERQGGGGYRYY from the exons ATGGCCGTTTCTGCCCAAACCCTGTGCATTGTTCTTTTCGttttcttctccctttcTGGGAAAGCCAATGCTTTCGGTGCCGGAAATATTGCGTCAATCTCCAAGATTGAGGGCCAGAATTGGCGTCATGGGGACATTGAGGATGCCCTTCTGACCCTGTTCCTAGCtcgtgctgctggtggtcgGAAGTTCAGCAAGCTTGACGTTCAACGTGTTTATTTTGGGAATTGGCTGCGAGACTATAGCCAGGCTGTTGACGTTGGGACTGTGAAATATGTTAGTGCCGAGGCCATTCGGATTCTTCTATGGGTTCTTGGGTTCATGAGTTTTGG GTATGGTACGAAGGAGTTCGAAGTCACTACGGAACGCCTTGGATGCTATCAGCCAACTGAACACATTGATAATCCTCTCGGATACgctgaaggcgaagacgCTCGCAACTACGACCGGCGTCTCAGGGGTCCTGTTGATAAGAAGCGTGAATTGGCTATTGATCCTAGGACAG GCCTCAAGAACTACATAGCAAATGAGCGCATGGACATTGCGacctctgctgctcttgtGCGACAAGTCTTTCGCCGATCCGTTCAATTGGGACGAAAGTATGCAAGATCAAAGAACGATGAAGATTTGCATGAGGCTCTCCGTCTTCTTGGAACCGGCTTGCATTGCCTAGAAGACTATGCCGCCCACTCCAATTATGTGGAGTTGAGTCTCATCGAACTTGATGAATCGGAAGTTTTCCCTCATGTTGGACGGGATGGTCTGGTTGAAATTGAAGGGGTTTCAAATCCAGTCTATCCTATTGTAACAGGCACATTCGGGGGCGTGGACTTTTTCCACTCGGTGCTTGGTGAAATATCAGATAAAACGACGCAGTCTGAGATTCAATCGTTGGAAGGAGTGATTAATGAATCTCAAGGCGGTTCGCAGCCCCAAAGCTTACTCCGGGATTTGTTGAGCAAGATTCCCGACGGACTGATCGGCAACAGTGATGAGAAAGTTGGCCGGATGGATGAACTCAAAACTGAGACAAACAACACAAAGGAGAAAAACAAACACGTTTCTCCACGCAAACCTGAAGAGTGGGCTAACTATTTGGATGATGTCCAAAAGCAGATTTACCCCGTTCTGGAGTGGCATGATGACTTGCTCAAATCCATCAACAACGCGATTGAAAAGATTCCCGTTCTGCCAGACCTGATTGAACAAGTTTCAGAGCAAATATCGATCGCTGTTTTTTCCATTCTCGCTCCCTTAGTTCTGCCTATCATTCAACAGGTGAAAGCAGAGCTTCAGACAGGATCGTCTGAAGTTATTCAGAGTAGCAAAGAGCAACAGCTTATTGTCTTCAACGATGATTCTTGCAGCGACCCAACCCACTCGATGCTTTCCAAAGATCACTTCTCCAATGTTCTGAATGAACCTGCTGGCCGTATCGCTTCTCAAGTTGTCAAATGGACCGTGCCGCAGTTGATGGAGCTatgggatgatgaagaggctgatATCAAGACGACCTTGGATAGAATTGTTTCTGGTGTTTTCCACCACCCGGCGTTACGTCGCGGCGGAAAAGATGGCTCCGGAGATATTCGCCGAATCATGTTCGATACCGTGAGAGAATGGTGGGAAGGTAAGTCGAGGCGTGAACTTGATAGCCTCCGTGAGCAGCTTTCTCGAAATGGCGTTAAGCAGGGCAAGAATCATAAAGAGGGTGTTCATGACAGTGGTCACGGTTGCGGAAAGCCACTTACCGCACACAAAAGCGGCTCCCAAAACTCGGGCCGAGGCCGCAAATCCGAAACTAGCGGAATCGAAAAGGTAGCCTCAGAAGCTGCTGGCGGGGGGGCGCTTGGTGGTCTTGTTGGCGGACTTGTGAGCGGCGTCGGGTCGATGATACTTGGCAACGAGTCTAAGGGAGACTCGAAACCTACGCAAGGAAGAGAATACGGTAGGGGCCAGGAGAGACGAGAGCATACGTATGAGCAACATCACGAAAAATATCACTCCTCAACCCAACGTCCTGGGGGCCACGCCGAGGAACTTGGACAGCGGGAACGCCACCATCGCAAGCATCATAGCCAAGAGAGCCATGTCACCGATCGGGACAGTGACGATTCTGATAATGATCGCAGAAGGCACAAACATCACCACAGGCATTCCAGCAAACATCGGAGCCGAGAGCGTTCCAAAGACCGTTCCAAAGACCGTAGTAGCAGCTCTGAAAATGAGGGAACGCAGCGTCAATACCAGTATACTCAGCGTGAGAAGACATCTGATGACGGCCGAGTCAGATACGTCCAACATAATTCGGAGGAATACAGGCCCGGGCGTGTTGAATATAGAGCCGAATACTCAGAATTGAGTTATGGGCATGACAACCGTTCGTCACACCGCCACCATGAACAACAGGGATACTCCCAGGACAGCAGGCCTAAACA GGATCATGTAAGGGATTATGCTTCCGGGTATGGAGAGCCTCAAGGAAGGTATGGTGGTGGATATGGCTCTCGAAATGAGTACAGCTCGGGGCAAGGGCCTAGAAACGAAAACCCTTCTCAAGATGAATATGCCTCGCGCCAATATGGTAATTCCAGGAACGAATACGGATTCCGAGGTGAACACGAACCTCAAAGCGGATATGGGTCCCAAGGCGGATACGAGTCTCAAGGAAGATATGGGCCACAAGAAGGATATAAATCTCAAGGCGGCTATGGGTCTCGCGATGAGCACAGCTCTCAGACTGGGTACTCCTCACAGGAGAGATATGGACAGAACTACGGCGAGCGtcagggtggtggtggatacagatattattaa